In Lewinellaceae bacterium, the genomic stretch GGTATTGTATTTCCAGCTCCCTGAGCCGCATTGGATCCGTGGTGGCGGGCATGGTGAACCGGTTTGTGACCAACTGGCTGACCAGGGCTGCGGGTTGCTCTTTTCCAGCCTGCAACCGGAATACCTCCATCAGCAGGGTATTTAGATCTGAACCGGACAGGTCAGCTAATTGGTCAGCTAAGCCCGGAAGTCCCATCCGTTTTTCGATGGTTTTATAATAATTCATTGCAGCCGGATTTTATCCTTGACATCAAATGGTGACTGGATCGCCAACCCGTATTTGCCCCTCTCCTGATTCCCAGCAGGCATTCACACCAAAAAGGACCTTATTGCCGTCCCTGCGGAATCCGGCCAGACTGGTGAGCACACCCGGATTGATGGATGCCGTATCGGGATCGATGGTGATGACCTGGCAGCGCGCGCAGGGCTTGGGCAGTCTCAGCCGGTGCCCACCGATATGGATCTGTTGCCATTGATCTTCCTCAAACGGGATGCGTGTCCGGATCACGATATTGGGACGAAAGCGTTGCACGATGAGGGTTTTCCCCATCCGCTGTGAGAAGTCGTCAAGGGAAGCGGTAGTGGTAATGAGGTAAGGGTAACCATCCGCAAAACTCACTTCTTCGCCTGCCAAGGCATAGTCCGGGTCCACCGGGCGGTGAGAACCGCTACCCATATAAACCAGCCGGCATGGAAACCCCAGGTTTTGTGCCAGCCATTCATCAATTGCAGAAGAGCTGATATGAGCCTGGACGGTATCCTTCCATATCCGGACCGGTACATGCGGATGCCCATCCCAGTGATTGAGTGGGATCTCTAAGCGCACTTCCGGGTCTTTTCGCTGAGAGATGTACAAATGAGCGGCATCGACGTGCGATTGCCACCCGGCAAGGGACGGATATTCCCGTTGACTGATAAACCCGTTCAGAGGATCGACCAGCATCCATCGCCGGTCATGACGGAACCCCCGGGCCTCGGGAGTAGCCCCGGATACGGGTGTTCCGGCCATGCCTTTGACCGGATAGACATACAGCGATTCAACTTCAAACATGACACAAAATAAAAAAGCGCCTGTGGTTCAGGCGCTTTTATGTTGGTTGAAAGTGTGTTTTTATATTATCCTTCCACCTCTTCAGCCTGGTAGGCATCGATGAGATGCTGCTGGATATCTGCTGTGACCGGCATGTATTCAGCAAATTCACGGGTGAATTTTGCCCGGCCCTGGGAGAGGCTCCGCAAGGTCGAAGAATACATATACATTTCCGCCTCAGGCACTTTGGCGATGATCTTCTGGTAGTGTCCATCGCTGTCCATACCCATGATCATTGCCCGGCGGGTTTGCAGATCACCCATGATGTCGCCCATGGATTCTTCCGGGCAAAGGATCTCCACATTGTAGATCGGCTCCAGGATCTGTGAGCCCGCCTGTCTGAAAGCATTGCGGAAAACCATACTTCCGGCAATCTGGAACGCCATATCGTTGGAGTCGACCGGGTGCATCTTACCATCAAAGATGGACACACGGATATCCCGGCAGTACGATCCCGTCAGAGGTCCTTCTTCCATCTTCTGCATGACACCTTTCTTAATGGCGCTGGCAAATTTGGCATCAATCGAGCCACCGACGATACACCACAGGAAGGCCAGTTTGCCTCCCCAGGGGAGATCGGTCATATCGGTATTCCGGACGGATAGTCCGCTGGGGTCCGGCATGCCCTCAAAATAGGGCTCGATGCGCATGTGTACTTCGGCAAACTGCCCGGCACCACCGGACTGTTTCTTATGACGGTAGGAGTCATTGGACGCCTTGGTGATGGTTTCCCGGTACGGGATGCGCGGTTTTACGAATTCCATGGTCACGCCGAATTCTTCCTGAATGCGGCTTTTCACCACATCAAAATGCAACTGGCCCTGACCATAGAGGATGAGCTGTTTCAGCTCCACCGAATTTTCCGAATGCAGCGTAGGATCCTCCTCTTCGATCATGTGCAGTGCCTTGACCATTTTCTCGAGGTCCGTTTTGTTCTGGGTGGTGATGGCCGTGCGGATCCGGGAAGCCGGGAATTCGATGGGCGCGATGACCACGTCGGTACCTTTGGTGTTCAGGGTTTGATTGGTATGCGTGTCCTTAAGTTTGACGGCAGCTCCGAGGTCACCGGCTTTCAGACCATCGACCTGCGTGCGGTTTTTTCCATTGGCCACCAGGATCTGGCTGAACCGTTCGTGAGCGCCCGTTTGGGCATTGATCAGCTCATCGCTGCTTTTGAGTTCCCCGCTGTATACCTTAAAGTAGGACACCATACCGATCCTAGGCTCGTGGACCGTCTTATAGATAAAGAGGGTGGTTGGTTTGGTGGAGTCACAGGGCAGTGTGGTGCCATCTGCCAGAGCAACCGGAGGCCGTTCTGCCGGGTTGGGACAGATGTCATTGATGAATCCCAGGATCCTGCCTGAACCCATATCTTTCTGAGCCGAAGCGATAAACACCGGGCAAAAATCACCGGCGGCAATGGCGATCTTCAACCCCTTGGTCAATTCTTCTTCCGAGAGTGTGCCCTTGTCAAAAAAAATCTCCATCAGCCCCTCATCATTTTCAGCAGCGATCTCAACCAGCTGGTTGTGAAGCTCTTTGGCACGGGCCATTTCACTGGCAGGAATGTCTGCTTTTTCAGGTCGGCCGCCTTCAGAAGGAAATTCGTACACGGTCATGCGCAGAATGTCTACGATCGCATTGAAGTCTTTACCCTGGTTCAGTGGATATTGAATCGGGAATACTTTACTTCCAAACCGGTTCTGAGCTTGTTCGAGGGTATTATCATAATCGCATTTCTCATGATCCATCTGGTTGATCACGAAAATGGTCGGGGTCTGGAATTTTTCAATGTATTCCCAGATGATTTCCGTGCCGACCTCCACACCATGTGCTCCGTTGAGGACCATGACACCGGTGCTGGCTACTTTCAGGGAAGAGATGACTTCACCGCAGAAGTCATCGAGTCCGGGGGTGTCTATGATATTGATCTTGGAATCTTTCCAGTTCAGGTGCATCAGGGTAGAGTATAAAGAGTTTTCCCGGTTGTGTTCTATGTCTGAATAGTCGGATGTTGTGTTGTGGTCCTGCACGGTACCCCGGCGGTGGATCTCATGGCCTTCGAACAGCATGGTTTCGGCCAATGTAGTTTTCCCGCATCCGGAGTGGCCGAGCAAGACCACGTTACGTATGTTTTTGGTGTCGACACTCATATCCAATATGTTTTAGAGATGATCAAATAGCAACAAAAAAGGACCATCGATCTTGCCCTTTTTTGCGCTTGATAAAAGGGAAATCAAGTTATCGAAATTCTGCCGACTTGCCAAACGCGATTACACTGTCAAATATCAGGAAGAACGATGGTCTAGATCATACGAGAGGAGATTGCCCGGCTGGAAGAGGACATGGGGGCGATGAATTGGCAAAATGCAAACGGCCGGCATTTATTAAAATGCGCCGGAATAAGTGGATCAGGATTGGCTAAACTTATCCCTGAAGAAAGGAAGAAATGGTATCTTCACCCCTCTAATCGCAAACTCATCTTATGGCTAGAATAGTAATCGCGCTCATGTTCATCGCGGTAAGTTTGATGGCGTGTGCACCCTCATCCGGTGAATCCTCCGGAGGCAAGGAGACGGCCTCGGAATCAGGCACCAATACTCCGGCTTCTGAGGCGGACAGTGAAGAAGGTAAAAAGTTGTTTACGCAATATTGTGCAGTATGTCACGGACCGGATGGTAAGCTTGGCTTGAATGGGGCCAAGGATCTCACCGTATCCGAATTGACAAAGGAAGAGCGCATCGAGCAGGTGACCCATGGTAAAAATGCCATGGTACCATTTGAAAATGTCCTTACCAAAGAACAAATCGATGCGGTGG encodes the following:
- a CDS encoding c-type cytochrome, translated to MARIVIALMFIAVSLMACAPSSGESSGGKETASESGTNTPASEADSEEGKKLFTQYCAVCHGPDGKLGLNGAKDLTVSELTKEERIEQVTHGKNAMVPFENVLTKEQIDAVVQYTETLKQ
- a CDS encoding elongation factor G; translation: MSVDTKNIRNVVLLGHSGCGKTTLAETMLFEGHEIHRRGTVQDHNTTSDYSDIEHNRENSLYSTLMHLNWKDSKINIIDTPGLDDFCGEVISSLKVASTGVMVLNGAHGVEVGTEIIWEYIEKFQTPTIFVINQMDHEKCDYDNTLEQAQNRFGSKVFPIQYPLNQGKDFNAIVDILRMTVYEFPSEGGRPEKADIPASEMARAKELHNQLVEIAAENDEGLMEIFFDKGTLSEEELTKGLKIAIAAGDFCPVFIASAQKDMGSGRILGFINDICPNPAERPPVALADGTTLPCDSTKPTTLFIYKTVHEPRIGMVSYFKVYSGELKSSDELINAQTGAHERFSQILVANGKNRTQVDGLKAGDLGAAVKLKDTHTNQTLNTKGTDVVIAPIEFPASRIRTAITTQNKTDLEKMVKALHMIEEEDPTLHSENSVELKQLILYGQGQLHFDVVKSRIQEEFGVTMEFVKPRIPYRETITKASNDSYRHKKQSGGAGQFAEVHMRIEPYFEGMPDPSGLSVRNTDMTDLPWGGKLAFLWCIVGGSIDAKFASAIKKGVMQKMEEGPLTGSYCRDIRVSIFDGKMHPVDSNDMAFQIAGSMVFRNAFRQAGSQILEPIYNVEILCPEESMGDIMGDLQTRRAMIMGMDSDGHYQKIIAKVPEAEMYMYSSTLRSLSQGRAKFTREFAEYMPVTADIQQHLIDAYQAEEVEG
- a CDS encoding MOSC domain-containing protein, which encodes MFEVESLYVYPVKGMAGTPVSGATPEARGFRHDRRWMLVDPLNGFISQREYPSLAGWQSHVDAAHLYISQRKDPEVRLEIPLNHWDGHPHVPVRIWKDTVQAHISSSAIDEWLAQNLGFPCRLVYMGSGSHRPVDPDYALAGEEVSFADGYPYLITTTASLDDFSQRMGKTLIVQRFRPNIVIRTRIPFEEDQWQQIHIGGHRLRLPKPCARCQVITIDPDTASINPGVLTSLAGFRRDGNKVLFGVNACWESGEGQIRVGDPVTI